In one Nostoc sp. KVJ3 genomic region, the following are encoded:
- a CDS encoding MFS transporter, producing MFQGVLTIWAWNWLPFGLAPITLAQQVLTPEQSSVLFSGPKFLVALLAGLSMAFAFQLLLTNFSVAVGISSWEIDSDSDDESESLGKTIRKVQAKVGSWALITASIALFIACFLAVKISLIENAFLGAIIGVVIWSTYFSLVIWLGSSAVGSLIGSIASTVTSGFQTLMGTATAGIGANTAKKQLVSTAEEITAAVRRELTSGFDPEGIKNTLQSSLSSLQLPKLDIKEVRNQFDQLLKDTDLQSIANSDLLQNINRQTFVDLISSRADLSKEDINRIADQFQGAWEQALSRKNPTEQVINLLKSATPEELNSEQLGERLQQLVTVGGNGNGVIKQAIRYGLSAAAPAVLERVNLSNIDVNKITTQLQKLKEKVQDVDVDQITEQFQKFREQATEQVSARLPISLENTIKSDVEDYILNSFPWHFNRITLGDEFKEVIYDVNADPTTVRRELEEINQEYFTSLLKQRDDISEARVKEIAEQMESDRLEVLETVKQAQKREKGQDFRTRIEDYLRSTGKEELNPEGIERDFSKLLDDPKAGFEDLSDRFGQFDRDTFVQLLQQRQDISEEEANNIVGQLEGNRDRLLNGARELQEQAKAKADELRQRVEDYLRNTNKDELNPDGIKREFKILLDDPQAGISLLRSRLSQFDRDTLVQLLSQRQDLSEEQVNQVLDQLESVRDSILQVPQQAKEQYEKTTKAIAEYLRNTNLEELDPQGIRSDLEKLLDDPKAGALALRNRLSHVDRETLVQLVSQRGDLSQEQVNQIIDWAQDAIGDILRAPRRLAKRTTQVAQDFEANLEEYLRNTNKDELNPEGIKRDLQLLLSSPRAGIGNLSDRAAKFDRSTIVALLSQREDISDEEANRIVDQIESVRSSIVEQFQQIQQRVQSVLDGVFAKVRNYLNSLDRSELNYEGIKQDFAKVFDDPEAGFEALRDRLGQFDRDTLVAVISSREDISEADANRIIDQIEAARDGVLQRAERIQKETQKRLKAIQEQTKKQAEETKKTVANAAWWIFGTAITSLAASAIAGAIAVTGLTLPL from the coding sequence ATGTTTCAAGGTGTTTTAACTATTTGGGCATGGAACTGGCTGCCTTTTGGATTAGCGCCAATTACTTTAGCGCAGCAAGTACTAACTCCAGAACAATCATCAGTTCTTTTTTCTGGCCCGAAATTCTTAGTAGCATTACTAGCCGGGCTGTCTATGGCATTTGCCTTTCAATTATTATTAACAAACTTTTCCGTTGCTGTCGGAATTTCATCTTGGGAAATTGACTCAGATTCTGATGACGAGTCAGAAAGTTTGGGTAAGACAATTCGTAAAGTTCAAGCTAAAGTTGGTTCTTGGGCATTGATAACCGCCAGTATTGCATTATTTATTGCTTGTTTTCTAGCAGTAAAAATTAGCTTAATCGAAAATGCATTCTTAGGAGCAATTATCGGTGTAGTCATTTGGTCTACCTATTTTTCACTCGTAATTTGGTTGGGTTCATCCGCAGTCGGTTCTTTAATTGGTTCGATTGCTAGTACCGTAACTTCTGGTTTTCAAACTTTGATGGGGACTGCAACTGCTGGTATCGGTGCTAATACTGCCAAAAAACAGTTAGTTTCTACTGCTGAAGAGATTACAGCCGCAGTCCGGCGGGAATTAACTTCCGGTTTTGACCCTGAAGGAATTAAAAATACGCTCCAAAGTTCATTAAGTTCTCTACAATTGCCAAAGCTGGATATCAAAGAAGTTCGTAATCAATTTGACCAGCTTCTGAAAGATACAGATTTGCAATCTATCGCTAATAGTGATTTGTTACAAAATATTAATCGCCAAACATTTGTAGATTTAATCAGTAGTCGTGCTGATTTATCTAAAGAAGATATTAATCGTATTGCTGACCAATTTCAAGGTGCTTGGGAACAAGCTTTAAGTCGCAAAAATCCTACAGAGCAAGTAATTAATTTACTCAAGTCTGCTACCCCTGAAGAACTGAATTCAGAGCAATTAGGTGAACGTCTTCAACAATTGGTTACAGTTGGTGGTAATGGCAATGGTGTGATTAAGCAAGCAATTCGATATGGTTTGAGTGCTGCTGCACCAGCAGTTTTGGAGCGGGTTAATCTTTCTAATATCGATGTGAACAAAATTACAACTCAGTTGCAAAAGCTGAAAGAAAAGGTTCAAGATGTCGATGTCGATCAAATCACGGAACAATTTCAAAAATTTAGAGAGCAAGCAACTGAGCAAGTATCGGCAAGATTACCAATATCACTCGAAAATACGATTAAATCAGATGTAGAAGACTACATATTAAATTCGTTTCCTTGGCATTTTAACCGCATTACGTTAGGAGATGAATTCAAGGAAGTCATCTATGACGTAAATGCAGATCCAACAACTGTGAGACGGGAGTTGGAAGAAATTAATCAAGAATATTTCACTAGCTTACTGAAGCAGCGAGATGATATTAGTGAAGCTAGGGTGAAAGAAATTGCCGAACAAATGGAAAGCGATCGCCTGGAAGTTTTAGAAACTGTCAAACAGGCCCAAAAACGAGAAAAAGGGCAAGATTTCCGCACCCGGATTGAAGATTATCTCCGTTCGACGGGGAAAGAAGAACTCAACCCTGAAGGTATTGAACGTGATTTTTCTAAGTTACTAGACGATCCAAAAGCTGGGTTTGAAGATTTAAGCGATCGCTTCGGGCAATTTGACCGCGATACTTTTGTACAATTGCTGCAACAGCGCCAAGATATCAGCGAAGAAGAGGCTAATAATATTGTCGGTCAACTCGAAGGCAACCGCGATCGTCTCTTGAATGGTGCTAGAGAACTGCAAGAACAAGCAAAAGCGAAAGCAGATGAACTGCGCCAAAGAGTTGAAGATTATCTGCGGAATACTAACAAAGATGAACTCAATCCCGATGGCATCAAACGTGAGTTTAAGATTTTACTAGACGATCCGCAAGCCGGAATTAGCTTGTTGCGATCGCGCCTCTCGCAATTCGATCGGGATACACTGGTACAATTGCTGAGTCAGCGTCAAGATTTGAGCGAAGAACAGGTAAATCAAGTTCTCGATCAACTAGAATCAGTCCGAGATAGTATTTTGCAAGTACCGCAACAGGCGAAAGAACAGTACGAAAAAACGACAAAAGCGATCGCTGAATATCTCCGCAATACCAACTTGGAAGAACTCGATCCACAAGGAATCAGAAGCGATTTGGAAAAATTACTCGACGATCCTAAAGCTGGTGCATTAGCACTGCGCAATCGCTTATCTCATGTCGATCGAGAAACTTTGGTTCAACTCGTCAGTCAGCGCGGAGATTTGAGTCAAGAGCAGGTTAATCAGATAATCGATTGGGCGCAAGATGCTATTGGTGATATTCTAAGAGCGCCACGACGTTTAGCAAAACGTACCACTCAAGTAGCTCAAGATTTTGAAGCCAATCTAGAAGAATATCTGCGTAATACCAACAAAGACGAACTAAATCCTGAAGGAATTAAACGAGATTTACAATTGCTGCTGTCTTCTCCCCGCGCTGGAATTGGGAATTTAAGCGATCGCGCCGCAAAATTTGATCGTTCGACAATTGTGGCGTTACTATCCCAACGGGAGGATATCTCAGACGAAGAAGCTAACCGAATTGTGGATCAAATTGAGTCGGTTCGCAGTTCTATTGTCGAACAATTCCAGCAGATTCAGCAAAGGGTGCAATCAGTGCTAGATGGAGTTTTTGCTAAGGTTCGTAACTATCTCAACTCGCTGGATCGTTCTGAACTCAATTATGAAGGGATTAAGCAAGACTTTGCCAAAGTATTCGACGATCCCGAAGCTGGATTTGAAGCCTTGCGCGATCGCCTCGGTCAATTCGATCGTGATACCTTAGTTGCTGTCATCAGTTCTCGTGAAGATATTTCCGAGGCGGATGCTAACCGAATTATTGACCAAATTGAAGCCGCGCGGGATGGCGTATTGCAACGAGCCGAACGCATCCAAAAAGAGACGCAAAAACGCTTGAAAGCGATCCAAGAGCAAACTAAAAAGCAAGCCGAAGAAACCAAAAAAACCGTTGCAAATGCTGCTTGGTGGATATTTGGGACAGCAATCACTTCCCTTGCAGCCAGTGCGATCGCAGGTGCGATCGCTGTGACTGGGTTAACTCTACCTCTGTAG
- a CDS encoding efflux RND transporter permease subunit → MVKPDRSKSARELFNISKLAIQFSWLTVSFWIAVTVAGILAFSSLKYALFPDITFPVVVVNATAPLKTALDTEAKLTKPLEERLRSLEGLDNIRSSTYPSQTAVSLSFAVGTNLETSTKNVETALKQLTLPQGATSKIIPLNLNESAAISYAIESKTRNFTDLTKLAKNEIVTAIAKLPGVLKVSLLGAASATPSIPPANASLTALPQAGATLVRFNGQNALAFQVIKRGNANTLEVVSGVEKEVQRLRSTFKDVKLTLAATQAEYIRQATQSTIDALLEAVLLSIVVIFPFLWNWRATLISALAIPTSVLATFIVMAIFGFNLETITLLALALVIGSIVDDAIVDVENIMRHIEDGETPRQAALLATNEIGLTVTAATLTAVAVFLPIGLMGGVIGQFFKPFGITVSAAMLASMLVARTLSPVLAIYWLKPKSSLSPRREARSWVAFAQFYRNLLSWSLNHRKIVIGLAVLSFIAGIALIPLIPKGFIPKLDRGEFNIAYTAPLPSIPDLGRGRQGGQGSNNNIPNSQFPIPNPLNDSLQVAKKLEDVVRKSPAVETVFTTVGSREGEPNKGTLYIKLKEDRTITTAELQDQFRSTLPVLAGVTTSVEDIQFVDSGGQKPLQIALSGNDLQALSKAVKAIKERIQKLPGFADVTITGETNPQGKVFQIERLNNQRVAYVSANLGKDLSLGDATDKVVAEAKAVLPSNVSLDLGGDSANQGEVFSSFGSTLALSALCIVVVLFLLFKSWVDPLVIGVSLPLALVGAMLALLITKSDFGMISLIGFVFLLGLANKNAILLVDYINQLRNTGLERTEAILKTGIVRLRPIMMTTASTILGMLPIALGLGAGSELRSPMAVAIAGGLVTSTILSLIVVPVVYTVLDDWFPRFKKRGTV, encoded by the coding sequence ATGGTAAAGCCCGATCGCTCAAAATCCGCACGAGAACTCTTCAATATTTCTAAACTAGCGATTCAATTTTCGTGGCTGACGGTGAGTTTTTGGATTGCCGTAACGGTAGCTGGGATTCTGGCATTCAGTTCTCTGAAATATGCTTTGTTTCCAGATATTACCTTTCCAGTAGTGGTTGTGAATGCTACAGCCCCACTGAAAACTGCCCTGGATACAGAGGCGAAGCTTACCAAACCGTTGGAAGAACGCCTCCGTTCCCTAGAAGGATTGGACAATATTCGCTCATCCACTTATCCTAGTCAAACTGCTGTTAGCCTTTCTTTTGCCGTTGGTACGAATTTAGAAACATCAACTAAAAACGTGGAAACTGCCCTCAAGCAGTTGACTTTGCCTCAAGGAGCAACTTCTAAAATTATTCCCTTGAATCTAAATGAGTCAGCCGCTATTAGCTACGCCATTGAGAGTAAGACGCGGAATTTCACAGATTTGACAAAGTTGGCGAAAAACGAGATTGTAACTGCGATCGCTAAACTACCAGGAGTCTTAAAAGTCTCATTACTTGGCGCTGCTAGTGCAACTCCTTCCATACCTCCAGCCAATGCAAGTTTAACGGCTCTCCCCCAAGCTGGAGCAACATTAGTCCGGTTTAATGGGCAAAATGCCCTAGCGTTTCAGGTAATTAAACGCGGTAACGCTAACACCTTAGAAGTAGTTAGTGGAGTTGAAAAAGAAGTCCAAAGACTACGCTCTACCTTCAAGGATGTCAAACTCACCTTAGCTGCTACCCAAGCAGAATATATCCGCCAAGCCACCCAGTCAACCATCGATGCTTTATTGGAAGCAGTTTTGTTGTCCATTGTGGTGATTTTTCCATTTCTGTGGAACTGGCGAGCCACCCTAATTTCAGCACTGGCGATTCCTACGTCTGTTTTAGCGACGTTTATCGTTATGGCAATTTTTGGTTTCAACTTAGAAACTATTACGCTGTTAGCTTTAGCTTTGGTGATTGGTAGTATCGTTGATGATGCGATCGTGGATGTAGAAAACATTATGCGACACATTGAAGATGGGGAAACTCCTCGCCAAGCGGCACTTCTAGCAACTAATGAAATTGGATTAACAGTAACCGCCGCCACCTTGACAGCAGTAGCAGTTTTTCTGCCTATAGGTTTGATGGGTGGAGTAATCGGTCAATTCTTCAAGCCATTCGGCATAACTGTTTCAGCAGCCATGCTTGCTTCTATGCTAGTTGCTCGGACTTTATCTCCAGTTCTGGCTATCTACTGGTTAAAACCTAAATCTTCACTTTCCCCGCGTCGAGAAGCAAGAAGTTGGGTAGCATTTGCTCAATTTTACAGAAACTTGCTGAGTTGGTCTTTGAATCACCGCAAGATAGTTATCGGATTAGCCGTCCTCAGTTTCATCGCAGGTATAGCACTGATTCCCTTAATTCCTAAAGGGTTTATTCCTAAACTCGATCGCGGCGAATTCAATATTGCTTATACGGCTCCTTTACCGAGTATCCCCGATTTGGGTAGAGGGAGACAAGGGGGACAAGGGAGTAATAATAATATTCCCAATTCCCAATTTCCAATTCCCAACCCATTAAATGATTCTCTTCAAGTTGCGAAAAAACTAGAAGATGTAGTCAGAAAATCACCAGCAGTTGAAACGGTATTTACCACTGTTGGTTCTCGTGAGGGTGAGCCGAACAAAGGCACACTATATATAAAGTTAAAGGAAGACCGCACAATCACAACTGCGGAATTACAAGACCAATTCCGCTCGACTTTACCTGTTCTTGCTGGAGTAACTACCAGTGTCGAAGATATTCAATTTGTTGATTCTGGCGGTCAAAAACCTCTCCAAATAGCTTTAAGTGGTAACGATCTCCAAGCCTTAAGTAAAGCAGTCAAGGCAATTAAAGAGAGAATTCAAAAACTACCGGGATTTGCTGATGTCACGATTACAGGTGAAACCAATCCCCAAGGTAAGGTTTTTCAAATCGAGCGTCTGAATAATCAGCGAGTAGCTTATGTGAGTGCTAATCTTGGCAAGGATCTATCTTTAGGTGATGCTACTGATAAAGTGGTAGCGGAAGCGAAGGCGGTGTTACCCTCAAATGTTTCCTTAGATTTAGGAGGAGATTCCGCTAACCAAGGTGAAGTTTTTAGCAGTTTCGGCAGTACCTTGGCTTTATCTGCCTTGTGTATTGTTGTGGTACTATTTTTACTGTTCAAAAGCTGGGTAGATCCTTTGGTAATTGGTGTCTCTTTGCCTTTAGCACTGGTGGGGGCAATGTTGGCATTACTGATTACCAAAAGCGATTTTGGTATGATCTCATTGATCGGCTTCGTCTTTTTGCTGGGGCTAGCCAATAAAAATGCCATCTTGCTTGTAGATTACATCAACCAATTACGCAACACTGGCTTAGAACGCACCGAGGCAATCCTGAAAACGGGAATAGTGCGCCTCAGACCAATTATGATGACCACTGCTTCCACTATTTTAGGAATGCTACCGATCGCATTAGGTTTAGGTGCTGGTTCCGAATTGCGATCGCCTATGGCTGTAGCGATCGCTGGTGGACTCGTAACTTCAACTATCCTCAGCTTAATTGTTGTGCCAGTAGTCTACACCG
- a CDS encoding phosphorylase — protein MPNFLPINTILVPQGAEYKAVCRGLSGVTGSMPTVVAIPVGMKPLLKYLQQSPRNAQLLAPKSRVLIMGICGSLSDRHTVGDIVLYEDCLFSGKRQECDRTFTTQLHSLLAQKAYLVKSMTSDRVIWSAVEKRHLGETLAADVVDMEGFTALEFFNEVEVAVAMLRVVSDNCQHDIPDLTPAINSDGSLNPFPLAMAMLRQPLAATRLIRGSLTALKVLEQVTNRLFLALQT, from the coding sequence GTGCCTAATTTTTTGCCCATCAATACAATTTTAGTACCCCAAGGAGCAGAATATAAAGCTGTGTGTCGCGGATTAAGCGGCGTAACTGGTTCCATGCCAACGGTAGTAGCCATACCTGTGGGGATGAAACCTTTGCTTAAATATCTACAACAATCCCCAAGAAATGCACAATTGTTAGCTCCCAAATCTAGAGTGTTGATTATGGGTATATGTGGCAGCTTGAGCGATCGCCACACAGTTGGCGATATTGTACTGTATGAAGATTGTCTTTTTTCTGGGAAGCGGCAAGAATGCGATCGCACTTTCACAACACAATTGCACTCTTTACTGGCACAAAAAGCATATTTAGTCAAGTCAATGACAAGCGATCGCGTTATTTGGTCTGCTGTCGAAAAACGCCATTTGGGTGAGACTTTGGCGGCTGATGTTGTTGATATGGAAGGATTTACTGCTCTAGAGTTTTTCAATGAGGTTGAGGTGGCTGTGGCAATGCTGCGAGTAGTTAGTGATAATTGTCAGCACGATATCCCCGATCTCACACCAGCAATTAATTCTGATGGCTCTCTAAACCCTTTTCCTTTAGCAATGGCAATGCTACGACAACCCCTTGCTGCTACTCGCCTGATTCGAGGTTCGTTAACAGCATTAAAGGTGTTAGAGCAAGTTACAAATCGGCTATTTTTAGCGTTACAGACGTAA